In Engraulis encrasicolus isolate BLACKSEA-1 chromosome 15, IST_EnEncr_1.0, whole genome shotgun sequence, the following proteins share a genomic window:
- the LOC134464799 gene encoding protein SSUH2 homolog: protein MSMAADPPPPAPAYRCDVILEPSQYTTISPPHPEHEKKHRSHHRPSEMYHQVKESNLSEDDVTDIVYAWVRSNPSLSSAPAKESVLTPVTHDVVYHYYLETFTEQRSVCMRFEPKATEPPITDTSNTQQPRPWMVKVSPAKMFCNAVCNFRLINTDQLRGCHYCEEEKWLKCPRCHGSGNRPCARVKAHRETPSKECSQCHGKREVPCSTCMALGKVCCRMCLGKGRLCYFKELRVEYRSHQETQLVTSCGIPEDKLLDAAGEVLHASTGVKLPPLAQFAVQQVNEVSRSMIEKSHQKWPNCKVIQQRHQLKAVPVTYVQYDWRGQSGGFYIYGTDHQVYWPDYPQRNDRCNLL from the coding sequence ATGTCTATGGCTGCAgatcccccacccccagcccccgcCTATCGCTGTGATGTTATCCTGGAACCATCCCAGTATACCAccatctctcctccacatccAGAGCACGAGAAGAAGCATCGATCACATCATCGTCCATCTGAGATGTACCACCAGGTGAAGGAGTCCAATTTATCAGAGGATGATGTAACGGATATTGTGTATGCCTGGGTAAGGAGCAACCCAAGTCTGTCAAGTGCACCTGCCAAAGAGTCTGTGTTGACACCTGTGACCCACGATGTGGTGTACCACTACTATCTTGAGACGTTTACAGAGCAGAGATCGGTCTGCATGCGATTTGAGCCCAAGGCTACAGAACCTCCCATAACCGACACATCCAACACTCAACAGCCCAGACCCTGGATGGTTAAAGTCTCACCCGCCAAGATGTTTTGCAACGCGGTGTGCAATTTCCGTCTGATAAACACAGATCAGCTCAGGGGCTGCCATTACTGCGAGGAGGAGAAGTGGCTGAAATGCCCCCGGTGTCACGGCTCAGGTAACAGGCCGTGCGCTCGGGTCAAGGCCCATCGGGAGACACCCTCCAAGGAGTGCAGCCAGTGCCACGGGAAAAGAGAGGTCCCTTGCTCCACCTGCATGGCCCTGGGCAAGGTGTGCTGCAGGATGTGCCTGGGCAAAGGACGCCTGTGCTACTTTAAAGAGCTCCGCGTGGAGTACCGTAGCCACCAGGAGACCCAGCTGGTGACCTCCTGCGGGATACCAGAAGACAAGCTGCTGGACGCCGCTGGGGAGGTGCTTCACGCCAGCACAGGGGTCAAACTGCCACCGCTGGCTCAGTTTGCGGTGCAGCAGGTGAACGAAGTCTCGAGGAGCATGATCGAGAAGTCCCACCAGAAGTGGCCAAACTGCAAGGTCATTCAGCAGAGGCATCAACTGAAGGCTGTGCCGGTGACTTACGTCCAGTATGACTGGAGAGGACAGAGCGGAGGTTTCTACATCTACGGCACAGACCATCAGGTGTACTGGCCTGACTACCCGCAGCGCAATGATCGGTGCAACCTTCTCTAA